Proteins encoded by one window of Fusarium graminearum PH-1 chromosome 1, whole genome shotgun sequence:
- a CDS encoding COP9 signalosome complex subunit 5: MEASALKAWELDNNVQLVDPKRDALYNFDADAQKAINKEQPWKQDPSHFKHVRISATALIKMTMHARSGGNLEVMGLMQGYTQGDTFIVTDAFRLPVEGTETRVNAQDEANEYIVEYLDLCRAQGRQENVVGWYHSHPGYGCWLSGIDVDTEAMQQQFQDPFLAVVIDPDRTINSGKVDIGAFRTYPADYKPSGGVTSDGFQAVPLAKAAEFGAHASRYYSLEVSHFKSSLDSHLLELLWHKYWVQTLSQNPLITNRDYGNKQLLDLSSKIKEATTGITRNRAGQGMMMGMSTKSSDKAVDKLAKEANLIASKERSGLIANQVKASLFNDLGSKANPTSE; encoded by the exons ATGGAGGCATCAGCTCTCAAAGCATGGG AGTTGGACAATAATGTCCAGTTAGTTGACCCCAAACGCGACGCTCTCTACAACTTCGATGCAGACGCTCAAAAGGCCATCAATAAGGAACAACCGTGGAAGCAAGACCCCAGCCACTTCAAACATGTACGAATAAGCGCCACCGCCCTTATCAAAATGACCATGCACGCCCGCTCTGGTGGCAATCTCGAGGTCATGGGCTTGATGCAAGGCTACACTCAAGGTGATACATTCATCGTCACCGACGCATTCCGACTTCCCGTCGAGGGAACAGAGACTCGAGTCAATGCCCAGGACGAAGCGAACGAATACATCGTCGAATATCTCGACCTATGCCGAGCCCAAGGACGCCAGGAGAACGTCGTGGGCTGGTACCACAGTCACCCAGGTTACGGATGCTGGCTAAGCGGCATCGACGTGGACACTGAAGCTATGCAGCAGCAATTCCAGGATCCATTCCTTGCTGTCGTGATCGACCCCGACCGTACCATCAACTCCGGCAAGGTTGACATTGGCGCCTTCAGAACCTACCCAGCCGACTACAAGCCCAGCGGCGGCGTCACTTCGGACGGCTTTCAAGCAGTACCCCTCGCCAAGGCCGCAGAATTCGGTGCTCATGCAAGCCGATACTACAGTCTAGAAGTCTCTCACTTCAAGAGTTCGCTCGACTCCCACCTCCTAGAGCTACTCTGGCACAAGTACTGGGTACAGACACTTAGCCAGAACCCGCTCATCACGAACCGAGACTACGGCAACAAGCAGTTACTAGATTTGAgttccaagatcaaggaggcgACGACAGGTATCACGCGAAACCGAGCTGGCCAGGGTATGATGATGGGAATGAGCACTAAGAGCTCCGACAAGGCAGTGGACAAGCTAGCTAAGGAAGCGAACCTGATTGCATCTAAAGAGCGATCAGGTCTTATTGCGAACCAAGTCAAGGCCAGCCTTTTCAACGACCTTGGGTCCAAGGCGAACCCTACGTCGGAATGA